The DNA region AACCAGCTTAGGATCAGCACATGactagctaaggaccatcttaaaccaacagccatgcttcaaaacgcacctaaccagcatatatttgctgtatttttcaacaGGGGCACCCTtcattaaagcaatagttcaatCAACAATGTTCACTGTAAAAAGTAATATTAGGTATATAGGACTCAACTTATGGATCACTtacattacttgtggattattgttttgcttttattaacAGTATGAACTCttatgatggcacccattcactacggAGGATCAAGTGAGTAAATGTCcagaatttttgtatttttggatGAACAGTTCTTTGAAAAccatgctattattattattttattttatttattttataataggtTGGAATATTTCATGTACTTATTTCACTTAGAGGCATTATGCATTATTTAATCTTTTGTATATCATATCTTTGCTGCATAATGaacttaaaaagtaaaaaaaaaaaaaaactttaaaaaagtgcaaaaaaataataataaatatgtgcAGATTCCTTTCTCTCCTTCTCCTCTAACACTGTCTTTCTCTGATGCTTCCTCTCATTTTGATTTATAACAACTTTCTGAGATCTTTTGGGTTGAAATGAAGTGGCAGCTGCTATTTATCTTGGAAGTCACTCCTGCTGGTTTCAATTCTGAATGCAACCTTTGCTTTCCAAATAAACACTGTGCTATAAAAGAGGCACACGTTTCTCACAAAGCCTGAAGAATGTCTGtatgttttctgtttgtttgtgaAACCGTAGCACAATAGAGACACAATGGCACACATTTGTGTTACAAAGACAGTTTATTGCACTCTGTGTATAATCAATGTAAAAATACTGAgcatttcaaaataataaaaaaataatattctgtATTATTTGAAATGctcatttacaaaataaaaatagacacaATCCTTTGAGATGtcttcagtattttttttcaatCAGTATTTTTATGATTTCTTGTAGCTAATACTCCTGTCATCGCAACGCTAGCCAAACATCTGACTGTACTACTAAACTGAATTTGGAGTGTTCCTGTGAAACTGATCCAAACTTTTTCCTCATCCCAGTCCACAGTGTAAATCGTTGAGGGCAGAAAAAGGTCAAACACTCCAGTCtgcagctgtgtttgttttgtgcCGTTTGTATTTACTCCACTGATTCAAACTTGTTTTTTACTGACTTTACTGCCTGTTTGGGCCAATAGATCTCTCTCCTATATTGGAAGAAGCTAAAAAACAACCTAAACTAGACACAAATACACTTTGCCACCTTTAGCCCCTCAGACCATCACAtcctaaaataaaaaaggttaacataaaatgtttttagaaatattttgtacCTGTTTAAACAGTAAAATCACaataaaaacagttacatttCTGCATTTTTCCTAACTGAATGTTAATCTTGCTAGTTTTGAGCAAATATGAAAAAATAGCATTTGTATAATGATATTTGTCATCCTTCTTTGACTTATGATAAAATTTCTTCACTAATATTTTTACCTTTATACTGGAATAAGGCCATCCACAGACTTCCATTTGTGTCAGATTATTCATCATATGATGAACAAAGCTTTTCTTAAGTCTGTCAAATTCTTGTTACTAATCAACCAACTATATGTCTGTGATAAGGTTTCTTTCTTGTCATGTCACAATATTTTCCTTCGATATCTCTCAGAGACGGATGTCATCCAGTGAGGTGAGGCGTTGACCAAACAGCAGTTCCTCGTAGTCAGAGAGTTGCCGAAGAAACCCAGCATTTGGGGCAGCGCAAGCTCGTCTTTCCTTCAGCCAACGAAAAGCATGTAGCAGAGACCAACGGCGATGCTCCATCAGGAATCCCAACGTCAGCACCGAGCTACGACTCCGGCCGAGGCTGCAGTGCACCAACACCCGGCCGCCCGGTGCCCCCGGTGCCCCCCGCAGAGCCTCCGCAATGAACCGAGAAGCTTCTGGAAGGGCCTGCCGGAGATCCTGCTGTGCGTCGTCGCTAAGCCGTAGCCGAAGATAGCGTAAAACACTGGGGAAAGCATCCGAGATTTCAGCTGTGGCATTGACCACATGTGTGATGTGGAGGTTTTTGATGATACGGTAGTCGTGTGCCTGCGAGGCAGAGCCCTGGTACAGCGCCCCCTCCAGGATTTCAGAGGGGTAGATGGTGAGGGAGCGACGCTCTGACTCCAGTAGGACCATGCGAGGGGTGCACAGGAAGGGATAGAGAGAGTGGAAAGCAGAATAGCCCCCCTGGAGGATTACAGGGTCCATTCCCAAAGCACTCAGCTGGAAGAAACAGTGCTGGAGAGTAGGAGAGTCAGCACGTGCCTCTTGACTGCCAACTAGAGCACAAAGCCACATATACGGTCAaatcaaaatgtattcagacacattatctcacattatcacagtttattcgccatagtttagaaaatggtaataaaatatgacaagaactcagagttaaactgtgtcagaacaaattcatcttgataatgtcagataactttgatagaaagatatgtaatggattacaatgaACTAAAAAtgcagacaactgttagtatgacaatatttagacaactatcaatactttgttgaccaattaccaagcaatgctttattttgttcagtctgtggtgtaaaagggtcacattagcaattaaagaaaaaacacttaagcaaaacatggtcaggtcaaagcgTCTGAATAATTCTTGGTTCCAAATTTTGATCTGTTTGAAaactttttgggtataatatgtcagtttactttattttgctatcctcacttacataaatgaactatagtgtcctgcacccactagtaagaaatatcaaaaattatatgtgGTTTCTAAAtagtttttggtttgactgtacattcatatatttatacattattatttcaatatatttatcATAACATTTGtactgtattgtattttattatattattttattattatacattattttaatatattatttttaatgtttcaaataacACTAGTTTAATAAAACCGCCCAATTAAAATAACTATAATAGTACAAATAAATAggaaagaaatattaaaaaataatataaatatttgtatttataaaaatataaataatataacagTATTATTTACTGTtgtaaataacaatataaataacCAGTTATCGTTATTATTAAGTCTAATAAAACTGCCCAattaacataataaataaatacaaatataaaaaatataaatataacatatatacatatttatattaaatttacaaCAATATTATTTCTAAATATAATTCATAacctttttaaaataacaataattgtaataatatttattattattattattattgttattattactgtcTGGTAGTTGACAAAGTTACAGTTGTTACAGTTATAGTTGGAAAAATGTCTAAAATGGACAAAATAAGGTGTTACCTATTACACTTATTGTCATTTATTTAAcataatataaattgtatttattccctGTCTTGTTGTGTGCAATTtgcaattattaaataaataaattgtatttatgaataatacattttatataaatttatcaATGTATAACATTGCaattttaaacaatattatagctaaatgaaacatttttgtaaatattgATAGTTATGTTAAACTAATGTTACtaccattttatttaatataacataaattatacctataaataatataatttataaaattatttagcTATATagctaatatatttttttaaatatgtatatatatatatatttttttttaatttgactggttttttttttaggttttattttatttacattatgaGAATGTTATACCTGGACTTTGGCCTTCTTCAGCGTACAGCAGTATTATGGAAAACTCCTGCAGCTGAACACAGCTTATCAAACAGCCCAGTTCTGGATGCATCACCGTCACACTGGCACGGGCTGTCACCAGGTGACTCTGCTTATATCTGTACGtgtcaacacacacacaaacaccagTTAGTTACCATTAAACTTAGAAGACAGAACCACTCACTAAGTGTGTGTCTATGTGTATCACTGTTACCTCTCTGCAGAGCGGCAGTCCAGTATAAGTATATAATAGGGATCATGCAATGATGGTTGGCCCGCTTCAGCATTGAGGAGGTTGTACACCTGCTGTGGGGTCACGTAACCTCTTTCTATATTTGCCTTTTCTGGAAGTGCAGGAATCAGAAGCTCTTtcacaagaaaaagaaaattggaaaagaaagttatttttattcaccATCCATCAGCTTATACAAATAACAACGTGcaaacagtaaaacagtttgcactacaaaccagtgtgttcataaataagataatacattaaaataatggtaagacacaccaatttgcaatatcaagcagcaaaacaagctgttttataCAACTAAAAATATCTGGACGCAAATGAGAcctgaagccagacccataaaatttacaaaatggccgctcttatgggaaaaataaggtggatatttgAGCCATTGCTtgatatttaaaacaatattttattaaacaacgTATCAGATATACACACAAGCTGTGTTTTTTCTTTAGTTATGCTGACCTACCTTCAGTGTTGTTCTGAGACGATTCAATAACGTTAATTTGAGAGAGTTTGACTGTTCCATTCATCTCCCTACAGGGGGCGCTGTTCCGAACCTGCAGAGAAGCCCGCGAGCCAGTGCAGCGAACCAAACGACATTTATCAGCTCTGCGAGGAGAGGGAGAGGGGGGAGGGGAAATAATTCATACATATATATAGCATTTGATGTGTAAACACTTTATATTCTAGCTAATGTAATCAGCAGATACACACAGATCCTATCAACCACCAAGAGATGCACTTCACAGGCACATCAGGTGaagtatttacatttaaattgagaTATTTCTTTCTAAATGTCTGCTTTTTTGTTGTGTTGTGAACAAATAATAATATCAGAgagtaaaatgttttataatgtactCACCTGGACACCACAATGCCCATGGTTTTGGATGGGAGTCATTCGGGACTGaagctctctccctctctctcttctaTGGGCCAAAAGGTAAGAGAGAGAATGCAACCATCCTGATGCACACACTCAAACCAACACAATGGAAAACACACACTCCCTACTGCATTTCTCTGCTCCGATATATCCAAAATCTACCAAAAAGGACAGAAATGTATGTAGAATTTGACATCCTTGTGGTTGTTAAATCCTTCTCCGCATGTCACTGTGTAAAAAACaactgcttttttgttttttcccttcCATTATGCTCTCTCCCTCCCTCCTTGTCAGGTCCTTATTTTAGTGGGTTGCCGGGGTAATGCGACACAGTGAAGTGCTCTACATGAGCAGGGAGCGAGCTGGCCATGACAGGTCAGAGTGTCACACGCAGACACTTGTGAATGAAAGTCAAATAAcaaaatgcatatattttttaatataacacaaaTAGTttccattctacagaattggtccaaagtcaaaGTTGGAAACGTAACAATAGTACAATGGTATGTATGCAAATTTATAATATCCAACGCGCACATTTCTAGTacttgtgcagttaattctcatattgtattttcagaaagttttggaatatttgtcctctccccaaatttgtcactaccgaaacacagtaataataatttaattagaagggttatattggcCTGTTAaggttttgcttacatctacattgttaatatatatttttgctattttattacattttttttcacaggtaaatcaataacaattacatttttagcaATATTTccagtgtaatttatgagatttgttgtattttgaatccagtttttctttgcaaaaggcaaaaagttgatcatactcattttaaagttaaggattcattagtttgaatacaaatcgaaccaaacactatcataacatctcagttgataattcagtaaactttatttttgacaaaacatcccatgtttcggtagggactgtaatgctttggtagtgaccacatcacattacagacttttaacccacatactaaaacactactaaaacagaactctactaaaattttgtttatttcccccaaataaagaatTATGTGTTCGCTTTAGTTATTACCGAatcaatgatgacatgtttcagtcgtgactgtttcggtagtggcgATTTTATGGGTTAACaccctaaaaaaacaaaaatactttttagacacttttgaacctagctcaaagatactaatcagcacatggccagctagcacagttctgaacattGGTACACATAAAAAcgaatgttatggaataactttcAAAAACGTGtgtttaattgcagaaaaaatgtGTTCGGTAGTGgcattccttaaagttacacacagatttttctgattttttaacacatttacctcaaaatgatgggaccaatctactcacaccttgtagctatgagagagagggacacaggaATATTCCCTGATCATAAATTTAAGGGTGCAGTAAAAATctgtctcagccaatggactaaaacatacaccagttttcaccagtttcaacttaaaaatttaagtttagcagctgccttaagattgtaagttaaatcaacttaagtcatttatactcacaagttatatcaactcgttttcattgtaataagttaaaatgacttgcagttttaagctgatttaacttaaaaacttaaggcagctgctgaacttaagtttttaagttgaatctggtgaaaactttttacagtgtacactgtttcggtaatgacatgaaaaatgtgggacacatttttttccacagtgtcataatttacaaagtaaatatgaaataaatatttttttgaacttcacttttaaaaagaatcaaaaatatacatctatatatatatatattaagcttactgacattttaaatattattgtgggtttcaaaagataatagaaggatcttagtaaacatctatgatttgaaatgctttttaaatgtgttgtttggttgtgggacagcagtttgcaccaatttaTCATTTACCCTCATAACTAAACTTCTATACTGTTATTTTTCATGGGGGAAATGTATTTTAATACACTGCTggtgaaaaaaaatcattttaaaatagtaaacagttctaacgtgtaataatatttcactgtattttactgtattttttatcagatTGGTGAGCACTAGATACTTCTTTACAAAAACATTACGATTCTTAATTATCTACTCGATAGCGAGTTTGAAGAGAATGATGAGCTGATTGATCTTGAATAACACCGGATTGGTCTCTATTTtagcaacaaacaaaaaaatctcaTACAACCCAAatagaacacacacacaaaatagttTTTTCTAGAATACTTGGAATGAAATTAGCACTTGGGGGAATGACCTTTCGTTTACTGGCCTACCATTCCACAGTACTATGATGTCACAATATCGGTATGTTCTTACTGATATTTGACCGGATTAATAAGTGCTGAGTTGTCATGGTGATATTGCATAGACTGTCTGTTCTTTAATTCTCACCCACCTGTCATGGATATAATGTGCTTGTTTGCCCTCCACACATTTCTCCATTTGTTTTGTGGATCCAGCTGCTAGCCACAAAATGCTTTCATGTGTGCACACACATATTCAGACAGAAATTAATCATGGACCAAATGGATGTTTATTTACACTGATGTAATGCATTCATTTCATCATAGGTCTAAGTGGATGACATATTAACTTTCAAGCATAACATAAAATGAGAACTATATATAGGGATATATTTACTTTTAATTACCAAAAGCAGACCATAGTTGAGTTTTGTGATGGTGAGTCACTCAAGTTTATTCACTTCTAATATATGAAAGTAGGACAGCGTAGGACTGTCTGCTAATGTGCCTTTATCGACCTTAATAAAATCAGCCCCCTTTATCCACAAATGCTGTCTGTGTAGTCATGTCTTGGGTTTGGACTATTTATTCAGTGAATAAACAAAGATAAGGAGTCCAAATTATTTATGAATAATATATGTTTACTTATGCTTTGgaattacaaattacaaatgtttGATTATCAAAGTAATAAAGTTTATAGGTGGGGGAGGGAGTGATGTCTCATACAGATGACAAGATGGAAAAGTTTGGCAGACAAATGTGCCCTTATTCTGtctgttttatatttataagGATAACGCTTCATTATATATTCAATAAAGAAACATCTGAAGTAAATAAAAGCATGAGTGAAACTATAAAACTTGGAGGGCatactacaaatatatatttatattttaccagGTCTGGCTGAATTGTTAGTCAGGTTAATGTTTTTGCGCTAATTGTAGTGCACAACAACAGAACTGTGTCGGCGGTGAGAAAATATTTACCGAGCGAGTTGATGCGCCTTCATGCTGCGGGGTGACTTATTCAATCATTAACTCCGCTTGTCCTCTTGCCTGGAGTCAGTCGACGTACAGCAGTAGGCAATATGCTCTCAGTAGACTTAAACGAGAGGGGAAAACGGGAAAACTAAATCCAGGATAAAACACAGATTGGCCCCTGACAAACAGGTGAAAGAAAATATCTCATTGACGGAAGTTagctaaaaaacaacaacatattttTACCTGACAGAGTGATAAGCGACCAAAGTCCACTTGTGGTGGTTTCCTCATGACAGACAGAGGCTGAACAGGTTTCAGTCAGTCAGTAGCGAAAATACATAACGGAATAAGAAGATTTCATGACGACCAAAAGATGTGAGTTAGTCTATTATTTCATCTGTatgttgtactgtatttttatgtatttatattggTAGTTTTTatataacttatatatatatattttattttattttaacgttaacgttacctgaTTTGATGCTTGTCTTTATGTAGTATGACGGTAAAACGTCAAACAGATCAAACTTAattgtaattacatttttaaaagggctTCTTAATGTTTGTATTCTATTTTTTCGTATTTTCTATAAAAAGTTTAAACGTTAAAACGTTTTGGATTTTGTGTTTTACGTAGGCTACTATACTAATTTGCATTACTTACTATTACAGGACAAAACAGGATATATGGCAACGTTTTTTGTGTTAATGgttgaaatggacaaaaataatGGTGAGTGTATTTCATGTTTGTTACATAtgctgcttttcatttatttataaaaatctttttataatatatattaaaagacTTTTGTTTGTAATAGtggtgattttatttttatttttattttttatatgtaatGGGGTTACAGT from Garra rufa chromosome 21, GarRuf1.0, whole genome shotgun sequence includes:
- the LOC141295251 gene encoding probable rhodanese domain-containing dual specificity protein phosphatase, with translation MDPVILQGGYSAFHSLYPFLCTPRMVLLESERRSLTIYPSEILEGALYQGSASQAHDYRIIKNLHITHVVNATAEISDAFPSVLRYLRLRLSDDAQQDLRQALPEASRFIAEALRGAPGAPGGRVLVHCSLGRSRSSVLTLGFLMEHRRWSLLHAFRWLKERRACAAPNAGFLRQLSDYEELLFGQRLTSLDDIRL